One Perca flavescens isolate YP-PL-M2 chromosome 16, PFLA_1.0, whole genome shotgun sequence genomic window, TCAAAATGGGATTGCTGAGTTATTTGGAGACAACAAAAGCTGCAGTGGTcagtaatttaaaataaaataaaaaatattataataaaaaaaatgaaatgagttGGTATGacgacaaaagcacaaacacatttttttgtcttcaagAGATTCCATTAATGTATATGCAGAAACTGAACTTAAATCATTgtaggaatgtgtgtgtttaaagggagaatatacagaaaatattggtatgatttttatatatatatatatatatatatatatatataatacgaATATGTTTTCTTGTCCTGTGATATACTGTACGTCAGACAAAACTCTTCACAcatataaaatgaaaacaatcaaCAGCGTTTTGGAAAAATAATAACACTATTTTAACATCTTCCATTTGATTAATGCCCAGTACACATAGGTTGCTATAATTCCCTAAATTTGGAAAATGTTGTCCCCCTGTCCATAATTGCTAATAGCAGGCCTGGTGTGCAATGAAACTAAATGTGACTACTGACTAAATGTAAACAGTCAATTTTAAGGCTATAGATTTGTTTATGTTCCTCATCACGACTCCTGTCTGTCTAACATGTGTGCATGAGTCCCCACCGTTGTCTGCAGTGCCTCCTTGCTGACTGCCTGAGCATcgtttctgctctctgctgctcgTATTGTTCCCTCATCAGGCTCCTGGGTCGAGCTGGAGGAGCTGATCGCAGCCGTGAGCCGCAGGGAAAGTCTGACAGGGCCACAGGACAGCATCTCGTCCACCCTGCAGGGGGAGCTGGAGAGGATCCTTCTGGAGGCACAGATGGAGTGTGAGAGGAGTAGAGACAGGTAATGgtgcagtttgtttgtgtggattttgctttgttttgtttggggGTTTGAGCTGCACAGCGAGGTGTGAGAATAATTTGCACAGTAATGAGTTTCATTCTGTGCTCAGTGGAACTTTGCTTGTTTTTCACAATATGTGTTTACTTTctctgtttgttggtttgtttgaacagaaatgaataaatattaaatTGCAGTCTATTTATATTTTGATAACAAACCCATATTGTAAATGTCTGTCTTCCACAGTCCTCCACAGGTGGGGACTCCACAGTCCACTGGTTCCCCAAGACCCACTAGTGAGCAAGACAGTGACTGTATCACCATACAGGTATTCCTTCTTAACACTGACATGTGTTGTTAATATCCAATCCTTTTAACTTCATCCTTCTTTTTATAGTCTGCAATACAAAACAGATACATCTGAAAATTACACAGacagttttttgttgttaagCATCGTAGAAGTGATTTATGTTTAAAGCCTGTTAAttccaaataaaataaagtatgtatactttcaatacattattttttttatattattgctGACCATACACTGACGCACAGAGAACCTTTTTATACTGATTTCCACTTATTTGAGTACAGTTTAAAATTGCAAAGACTGAAGAGATAAAACTTGCTTGAGATCGGCCATCTATCTCATGGAAGTTTTTTTATTGATCGGTCTTCAGTCAGTTGTTTCTTGCTAAATGGTATGTTGTTTGAGATTTCCCCCAAAGatttaaaatacatatattcaAACTCACTGTCTGTCCTGATTTCCTCTTCTGTGTCTGCTCCTGGACTTCATTTTCTACTGTTGCAAATCATCTGATCCAATATGCATGTTGCAGGAGGAAGCTGAGCGGCGAGTGGACCCTGACTGGGTGTGGGATTGGTCCAGTAGACCTGAAAATATGCCACCAAAGTGAGACCAGCTCTTTTAAAGTCAATTATTTTCTATACATTTATTCATGTctgctgtcattttttttctacatccCTATGTTGTTGAGAGTTGTTTGTAAGTATTTGCATAGATGTATAGGTGGTAACGGTTGAATGGGAATAGTACTTTATTGCCTAGAGTTAGACgggaagattgataccactctcatgtctgtgcatTAAGTATGAAGCAGGAGCTAGAGGCTATTAGCTTaccttagcataaagactgaaagatTGGGAAAACTGCTAGCCGAGCTCTCTTCAAAAGTTCAAAACGTTGCCAACTAGCACTTCTAAAGCTCACAAATGAACATGTTGTATGTAGTGTATTTAATCCa contains:
- the zgc:73226 gene encoding BCL2/adenovirus E1B 19 kDa protein-interacting protein 3 isoform X1, which gives rise to MVVHGPAGRLFCCYIMTCSWVELEELIAAVSRRESLTGPQDSISSTLQGELERILLEAQMECERSRDSPPQVGTPQSTGSPRPTSEQDSDCITIQEEAERRVDPDWVWDWSSRPENMPPKEFVFQHPKQQGSLSLRKTEVMKRGIFSSDVLLILVPSLLASHLLTLGVGIYIGKRLAASTTSTL
- the zgc:73226 gene encoding BCL2/adenovirus E1B 19 kDa protein-interacting protein 3 isoform X2 — its product is MSLSGSQTPEDGLHGSWVELEELIAAVSRRESLTGPQDSISSTLQGELERILLEAQMECERSRDSPPQVGTPQSTGSPRPTSEQDSDCITIQEEAERRVDPDWVWDWSSRPENMPPKEFVFQHPKQQGSLSLRKTEVMKRGIFSSDVLLILVPSLLASHLLTLGVGIYIGKRLAASTTSTL